From a single Porites lutea chromosome 10, jaPorLute2.1, whole genome shotgun sequence genomic region:
- the LOC140950226 gene encoding 26S proteasome non-ATPase regulatory subunit 9-like: MADVSMKKVKDLMAKKDAIEKEIKEFQEVLDSQKGVGMHEKLIDDENYPRSDIDVYTVRVARNRIICLQNDHKALMKEIEQGIHEIHVKAREQKEKEKEDQDEKSMDDVTLRLKAFLRVDSVAEGSPSSQAGLKTGDQILRFGSITSENSQGLHDIASVVQHSKGSPLSVIVEREGKRHTLSLTPNTWNGRGLLGCHIVPVK; this comes from the exons atggcggacgttTCCATGAAGAAAGTAAAAGATTTAATGGCAAAGAAAGATGCCATTGAGAAGGAAATTAAGGAGTTTCAAGAAGTGCTAGATTCT CAAAAGGGAGTCGGGATGCACGAAAAGTTGATAGACGACGAAAATTACCCTCGCTCAGATATTGATGTTTATACAGTCCGTGTTGCAAGAAATCGGATTATCT GTCTTCAAAATGATCATAAAGCATTGATGAAAGAAATAGAACAGGGTATCCATGAAATCCATGTCAAAGCAAGAGAGCAGAAGGAGAAGGAAAAAGAGGATCAAGATGAAAAGTCAATGGATG ATGTTACATTGAGATTAAAAGCTTTTCTCAGAGTAGATTCAGTAGCCGAAGGCTCTCCATCATCACAAGCA GGTTTGAAAACTGGTGACCAGATCTTAAGATTTGGTTCCATCACTAGTGAAAATTCTCAAGGCCTTCATGACATCGCTTCTGTTGTGCAGCACAGTAAAGGG TCACCATTAAGCGTTATTGTTGAAAGAGAGGGAAAAAGACATACATTATCACTTACACCAAACACATGGAATGGCAGAGGACTCTTAGG CTGCCATATTGTTCCTGTCAAGTAA
- the LOC140949764 gene encoding alpha-1,3-mannosyl-glycoprotein 4-beta-N-acetylglucosaminyltransferase C-like: MGKQRVITFVLYGIILFNSATILKNIYTKHVASSLTCSYLKNVGDPATECSPEIISGHCTRVLDHVDTSKGLVLGRKRNEKVYLSIGIVSMDGEDDNLLQTLQSLKTYMSPTEKTKIIIVIALDRISQNIEQNFQNELDIGLIQVIHPTQELLGRVNTKSTRWNPWSFTENFKKKTVDFNKRLIFLFEYCFRMSKNVLLLTGQARAVRPYFPVIKQQIDNFENLSLSSYEHNFGMKGLPGLGRLYSAHLAADVAEFGAMFPDGHPPSQIIDMHRHIRRSIKNSDQKSEEVIFTFHGKELRGGNLEIEFQTTCSFPVGHEMEKALYEKNGFAWVKTPKKDDNIVMVFIEPLQISRVRVVSGSPLLRDTMSDSVLMVCENNAETGGCDDSKCSEVGNFRDPILDVKQLDNSLTFPVKCLKIVFTGEVKHWIIIREISIWPKA; encoded by the exons ATGGGAAAACAGCGCGTCATTACTTTTGTTCTTTATGGAATAATTCTGTTTAACTCTGCTACGATTCTGAAGA ACATTTATACCAAGCACGTTGCATCTTCGCTCACATGCTCTTATCTGAAGAATGTTGGGGACCCTGCGACGGAGTGTTCTCCTGAAATAATTTCGGGTCATTGCACAAGAGTACTTGATCACGTGGACACAAGTAAAGGACTTGTTCTTGGAAGGAAAAGGAACGAAAAAG TTTACCTGAGTATTGGTATTGTAAGCATGGATGGTGAAGATGACAATTTGCTGCAAACACTTCAATCCCTGAAAACGTACATGTCACCAACGGAAAAAACCAAAATCATCATAGTGATAGCACTTGATAGAATCTCACAAAACATAGAACAGAATTTTCAGAACGAGCTCGACATTGGGCTGATTCAAGTCATACACCCAACGCAAGAGCTTCTTGGGAGGGTCAATACAAAAAGCACAAGATGGAATCCATGGTCTTTTACGgaaaattttaagaagaaaacaGTAGATTTTAACAAGAGACTTATTTTTCTATTCGAATATTGTTTTCGAATGTCTAAAAATGTTTTACTTTTGACAGGCCAAGCGCGTGCTGTCAGGCCCTACTTTCCAGTTATTAAACAGCAAATTGACAATTTCGAAAATCTAAGTTTATCTTCCTATGAACACAACTTTGGGATGAAAGGACTTCCCGGTTTAGGACGGCTTTATTCCGCACATCTCGCCGCGGATGTCGCCGAATTTGGCGCAATGTTCCCAGATGGCCACCCACCAAGCCAAATTATAGACATGCACAGACATATTAGAAGGTCTATAAAAAACTCCGACCAGAAGAGTGAAGAAGTCATCTTTACATTTCATGGCAAGGAACTTCGTGGTGGTAATCTTGAAATAGAATTTCAGACAACTTGTAGTTTTCCAGTGGGTCACGAAATGGAGAAAGCTTTGTATGAAAAGAACGGATTTGCCTGGGTGAAGACGCCCAAAAAAGATGACAACATCGTAATGGTGTTTATAGAACCCCTTCAAATCTCGCGCGTGCGTGTAGTCAGTGGAAGTCCGTTGCTCAGGGATACGATGAGTGACAGCGTGCTCATGGTGTGTGAAAATAACGCGGAGACTGGAGGTTGCGATGATTCAAAATGTTCAGAAGTCGGCAATTTTAGAGATCCGATCTTAGATGTAAAGCAACTTGACAATTCCTTAACTTTCCCCGTAAAATgcttaaaaattgttttcacaGGAGAAGTAAAACATTGGATTATTATTAGAGAGATCTCAATATGGCCAAAAGCCTAG
- the LOC140949766 gene encoding alpha-1,3-mannosyl-glycoprotein 4-beta-N-acetylglucosaminyltransferase C-like: MGKQRVVTVVLYGIILFNSATILKSNQKGIFAYLTLIYFGFIDIYTKHVASSLTCANLKNVGDPVTECSSEIISDHCARVLDHVDTSKGLVLGRKRNEKVYLSIGIVSMDGEDDNLLQTLQSLKTHMSPSEKTEIIIVIALDRESQAGISQNIEKNFQNELDIGLIQVIHPTQEFLGRVNAKSTGWKPWSFTENFKKKTVDFNKRLIFLFEYCFRMSKNVLLLTGQARAVRPYFPVIKQQIDNFENLSLSSYEHNFGMNGLPGLGRLYSAHLAADVAEFGAMFPDGHLPRLIIDMYTALRRTIKISNQKREEVIFAFGKELRGGNLEIEFQTTCSFPVGHEMEKALYDKNGFAWVKTPKKDDNIVMVFIEPLQISRVRVVSGSPLLRDTMSDSVLMVCENNAETGGCDDSKCTEVGDFRDPILDVKQLDNSLTFPVKCLKIVFIGEVKHWIIIREISIWPKA; the protein is encoded by the exons atgggaaaacaacGCGTCGTTACTGTGGTTCTTTATGGAATAATTCTGTTTAATTCTGCTACGATTCTGAAGAGTAA TCAGAAAGGCATTTTCGCATATTTAACTCTTATATATTTTGGTTTCATAGACATTTATACCAAGCACGTTGCATCTTCGCTCACATGCGCTAATCTGAAGAATGTTGGGGACCCTGTGACGGAGTGTTCTTCTGAGATAATTTCGGATCATTGCGCAAGAGTACTTGATCACGTGGACACAAGTAAAGGACTTGTTCTTGGAaggaaaagaaacgaaaaag TTTATCTGAGTATTGGTATTGTAAGCATGGATGGTGAAGATGACAATTTGCTGCAAACACTTCAATCCTTGAAAACGCACATGTCACCATCGGAAAAAACCGAAATCATCATAGTGATAGCACTTGATAGAGAATCACAAGCAGGAATCTCACAAAACATAGAAAAGAATTTTCAGAACGAGCTCGACATTGGGCTGATTCAAGTCATACACCCAACGCAAGAGTTTCTTGGGAGGGTCAATGCAAAAAGCACAGGATGGAAACCATGGTCTTTTACGgaaaattttaagaagaaaacaGTAGATTTTAACAAGAgacttatttttcttttcgaataTTGCTTTCGAATGTCTAAAAATGTTTTACTTTTGACAGGCCAAGCGCGTGCTGTCAGGCCCTACTTTCCGGTTATTAAACAGCAAATTGACAATTTCGAAAATCTAAGTTTATCTTCCTATGAACACAACTTTGGGATGAATGGACTTCCCGGTTTAGGACGGCTTTATTCCGCACATCTCGCCGCGGATGTCGCCGAATTTGGCGCAATGTTCCCAGATGGCCACCTACCAAGGCTAATTATAGACATGTACACAGCTCTTAGACGTACTATAAAAATCTCCAACCAGAAGCGTGAAGAAGTCATCTTCGCATTTGGCAAGGAACTTCGCGGTGGTAATCTTGAAATAGAATTTCAGACAACTTGTAGTTTTCCAGTGGGTCACGAAATGGAGAAAGCTTTGTATGACAAGAACGGATTTGCCTGGGTGAAGACGCCCAAAAAAGATGACAACATCGTAATGGTGTTTATAGAACCCCTTCAAATTTCGCGCGTGCGTGTAGTCAGTGGAAGTCCGTTGCTCAGGGATACGATGAGTGACAGCGTGCTCATGGTGTGTGAAAATAACGCGGAGACTGGAGGTTGCGATGATTCAAAATGTACAGAAGTCGGCGATTTTAGAGATCCGATCTTAGATGTAAAGCAACTTGACAATTCCTTAACTTTCCCCGTAAAATgcttaaaaattgttttcatagGAGAAGTAAAGCACTGGATTATTATTAGAGAGATCTCAATATGGCCAAAAGCTTAG
- the LOC140949853 gene encoding tetratricopeptide repeat protein 12-like isoform X1, translating into MEETTGKEEELQKFLGKVDEIDSIMKDLTCGDLERQNKALTAADEFLKRHKAENGEDSEEECRKVKTKSDRTVISKSKEKRRLDPSTALNQMRDAGEVCAEQFMKAVEEDAKERAKIRKRNESEAEKLKAKGNEAFKEGKFTEAISNYTMAINKFSSNPVLYTNRAQAYIKLEDFDSAIEDCNLALKIDEKWVKAFVHKARALQAQGKFDEAVTVLKSAIQVAPKQEKVLKAYIAEAESLKQRVQDEKEAVDVAGQGNGDLIRDSINRLQKASLVTSQCSEATRRLVRVLDNNANKTLFRCYGGFQITEFNKIFRKYWEGTDVCIMLEDIDFVCDVVRILMQACTDNDYNVEEFLKKDHSSCFNRLLRDPTSTVIRTAVTSFLHQLSQTEKGRLGLTKCRDIKWVTEALFLLVQRGTNTAVVAMSTINNLALEQGFCERIRDLVDKDFLSISHKFVLKLCEGSSKASHEPTDNWSLVSSGLSALANMARDTYIRNKIAEEQQWWQTSVKFLDSHIRGIKDQKVRCSVFSLLALLANISTQPNQYQKDVATKLIPSLIEMLNTGYDEICDRSLATLRHLLAHSTEALNSACDQKIHIHVIRILKLVILSSHFQVGWGASTRETVKKYSIKILALCTMERKDARDGIMSEKSLDFLVQLLHHEDEVIIGNTALCLSHCVDMKEVSDHLAGVNGVVEILLKHATNEKLSNEVKQNAAICLAKLATADERHLEKLREMHGLEVLHSVIQETNLR; encoded by the exons ATGGAGGAAACGACTGGAAAAGAGGAAGAGCTCCAAAAATTTCTCGGAAAAGTTGATGAAATTG ACTCTATCATGAAAGACCTGACATGTGGTGACCTTGAAAGACAAAATAAGGCTCTCACAGCTGCAGATGAATTTTTAAAGCGACACAAAGCAGAAAATGGCGAAGATTCTGAAGAAGAATGCAGGAAAGTTAAAACCAAGTCAGACAGAACAGTTATTTCtaagagcaaagaaaaaaggagGCTGGATCCTTCTACTGCTTTAAATCAGATG CGGGATGCAGGTGAAGTTTGTGCTG AGCAGTTTATGAAAGCAGTTGAAGAAGATGCCAAAGAAAGAGCAAAGATCAGAAAGAGAAATGAATCTGAAGCTGAAAAATTAAAGGCAAAGGGAAATGAGGCATTCAAGGAGGGAAAATTTACAGAAGCCATCAGCAATTACACCATGGCAATCAATAAATTCAGTTCAAATCCTGTTCTTTATACCAACAGGGCACAG GCATACATCAAACTTGAAGACTTTGACTCGGCTATAGAAGATTGCAATCTTGCTTTAAAG ATTGATGAAAAATGGGTAAAGGCTTTTGTTCATAAGGCAAGAGCATTGCAAGCGCAAGGAAAATTTGATGAG GCAGTGACAGTGTTGAAGAGTGCTATTCAAGTTGCTCCAAAGCAAGAAAAGGTTCTTAAAG cGTATATTGCAGAGGCGGAGTCATTAAAACAGAGAGTTCAAGATGAAAAGGAG GCTGTTGATGTAGCAGGTCAAGGGAATGGAGATTTAATACGAGACTCTATCAACAGACTGCAGAAAGCCAGTCTTGTTACTTCCCAGTGCTCTGAGGCTACAAGGAGATTGGTCAGAGTTCTTGATAATA ATGCAAACAAAACCTTGTTTCGATGTTATGGGGGTTTTCAGATTACCGAGTTCAATAAGATTTTTAGAAA ATATTGGGAAGGGACTGATGTATGTATCATGTTGGAAGATATTGACTTTGTTTGTGACGTTGTACGGATTTTGATGCAAGCCTGCACTGACAATG ATTATAATGTTGAAGAATTTCTGAAAAAAGACCACTCTTCCTGTTTCAATCGCCTTCTCAGAGATCCCACCTCTACAGTGATAAGAACAGCTGTAACATCATTCCTTCATCAGCTCTCACAAACAGAAAAGGGAAGACTAGGTCTAACAAAATGTAGAGATATTAAATG GGTAACAGAAgccttgtttttacttgtacaaAGAGGAACTAATACTGCAGTTGTAGCAATGTCGACCATTAATAATTTAGCTCTAGAACAAGG attttgtgAAAGAATCAGGGATTTAGTTGACAAAGACTTCCTGAGCATTTCTCATAAGTTTGTG TTAAAGCTTTGTGAAGGAAGCTCAAAGGCTTCTCATGAACCAACAGACAACTGGTCTTTAGTTTCGTCTGGTCTGTCGGCATTGGCCAATATGGCAAGAGACACCTACATTAGAAACAAGATTGCTGAAGAACAGCAGTGGTGGCAAACTAGTGTCAAATTCCTG gattcCCATATTCGTGGAATAAAAGATCAAAAAGTGAGGTGCTCCGTATTTTCGTTACTGGCTCTGCTGGCAAACATTTCTACACAACCGAACCAATATCAAAAG GATGTAGCAACTAAGTTGATTCCATCGCTTATTGAGATGCTCAACACTGGATATGATGAAATTTGTGAT CGCAGCCTTGCAACTCTGAGACATTTGCTGGCTCATTCAACGGAAGCTTTAAATTCAGCTTGTGATCAGAAAATTCATATCCATGTCATAAGAATCCTCaag CTAGTTATTCTAAGCAGTCATTTCCAAGTAGGATGGGGTGCAAGCACTCGAGAAACTGTCAAAAAATATTCCATTAAGATTCTTGCACTTTGTACTATGGAGAGAAAAGATGCAAGAGATGGAATCATGAGTGAGAAAT CTCTGGATTTTTTAGTTCAGTTACTCCACCATGAGGACGAAGTCATCATCGGAAATACAGCATTGTGCCTTAGTCACTGTGTAGACATGA AGGAAGTGAGTGATCATCTCGCTGGAGTCAACGGCGTGGTGGAAATTCTACTGAAACACGCTACAAACGAGAAATTAAGTAATGAGGTCAAGCAGAATGCTGCCATTTGTTTAGCAAAACTTGCTACAGCGGATGAAAG GCATCTTGAAAAACTGCGAGAGATGCACGGACTGGAGGTTCTTCACTCAGTGATTCAAGAAACTAACCTCAGATGA
- the LOC140949853 gene encoding tetratricopeptide repeat protein 12-like isoform X2 encodes MEETTGKEEELQKFLGKVDEIDSIMKDLTCGDLERQNKALTAADEFLKRHKAENGEDSEEECRKVKTKSDRTVISKSKEKRRLDPSTALNQMRDAGEVCAEQFMKAVEEDAKERAKIRKRNESEAEKLKAKGNEAFKEGKFTEAISNYTMAINKFSSNPVLYTNRAQIDEKWVKAFVHKARALQAQGKFDEAVTVLKSAIQVAPKQEKVLKAYIAEAESLKQRVQDEKEAVDVAGQGNGDLIRDSINRLQKASLVTSQCSEATRRLVRVLDNNANKTLFRCYGGFQITEFNKIFRKYWEGTDVCIMLEDIDFVCDVVRILMQACTDNDYNVEEFLKKDHSSCFNRLLRDPTSTVIRTAVTSFLHQLSQTEKGRLGLTKCRDIKWVTEALFLLVQRGTNTAVVAMSTINNLALEQGFCERIRDLVDKDFLSISHKFVLKLCEGSSKASHEPTDNWSLVSSGLSALANMARDTYIRNKIAEEQQWWQTSVKFLDSHIRGIKDQKVRCSVFSLLALLANISTQPNQYQKDVATKLIPSLIEMLNTGYDEICDRSLATLRHLLAHSTEALNSACDQKIHIHVIRILKLVILSSHFQVGWGASTRETVKKYSIKILALCTMERKDARDGIMSEKSLDFLVQLLHHEDEVIIGNTALCLSHCVDMKEVSDHLAGVNGVVEILLKHATNEKLSNEVKQNAAICLAKLATADERHLEKLREMHGLEVLHSVIQETNLR; translated from the exons ATGGAGGAAACGACTGGAAAAGAGGAAGAGCTCCAAAAATTTCTCGGAAAAGTTGATGAAATTG ACTCTATCATGAAAGACCTGACATGTGGTGACCTTGAAAGACAAAATAAGGCTCTCACAGCTGCAGATGAATTTTTAAAGCGACACAAAGCAGAAAATGGCGAAGATTCTGAAGAAGAATGCAGGAAAGTTAAAACCAAGTCAGACAGAACAGTTATTTCtaagagcaaagaaaaaaggagGCTGGATCCTTCTACTGCTTTAAATCAGATG CGGGATGCAGGTGAAGTTTGTGCTG AGCAGTTTATGAAAGCAGTTGAAGAAGATGCCAAAGAAAGAGCAAAGATCAGAAAGAGAAATGAATCTGAAGCTGAAAAATTAAAGGCAAAGGGAAATGAGGCATTCAAGGAGGGAAAATTTACAGAAGCCATCAGCAATTACACCATGGCAATCAATAAATTCAGTTCAAATCCTGTTCTTTATACCAACAGGGCACAG ATTGATGAAAAATGGGTAAAGGCTTTTGTTCATAAGGCAAGAGCATTGCAAGCGCAAGGAAAATTTGATGAG GCAGTGACAGTGTTGAAGAGTGCTATTCAAGTTGCTCCAAAGCAAGAAAAGGTTCTTAAAG cGTATATTGCAGAGGCGGAGTCATTAAAACAGAGAGTTCAAGATGAAAAGGAG GCTGTTGATGTAGCAGGTCAAGGGAATGGAGATTTAATACGAGACTCTATCAACAGACTGCAGAAAGCCAGTCTTGTTACTTCCCAGTGCTCTGAGGCTACAAGGAGATTGGTCAGAGTTCTTGATAATA ATGCAAACAAAACCTTGTTTCGATGTTATGGGGGTTTTCAGATTACCGAGTTCAATAAGATTTTTAGAAA ATATTGGGAAGGGACTGATGTATGTATCATGTTGGAAGATATTGACTTTGTTTGTGACGTTGTACGGATTTTGATGCAAGCCTGCACTGACAATG ATTATAATGTTGAAGAATTTCTGAAAAAAGACCACTCTTCCTGTTTCAATCGCCTTCTCAGAGATCCCACCTCTACAGTGATAAGAACAGCTGTAACATCATTCCTTCATCAGCTCTCACAAACAGAAAAGGGAAGACTAGGTCTAACAAAATGTAGAGATATTAAATG GGTAACAGAAgccttgtttttacttgtacaaAGAGGAACTAATACTGCAGTTGTAGCAATGTCGACCATTAATAATTTAGCTCTAGAACAAGG attttgtgAAAGAATCAGGGATTTAGTTGACAAAGACTTCCTGAGCATTTCTCATAAGTTTGTG TTAAAGCTTTGTGAAGGAAGCTCAAAGGCTTCTCATGAACCAACAGACAACTGGTCTTTAGTTTCGTCTGGTCTGTCGGCATTGGCCAATATGGCAAGAGACACCTACATTAGAAACAAGATTGCTGAAGAACAGCAGTGGTGGCAAACTAGTGTCAAATTCCTG gattcCCATATTCGTGGAATAAAAGATCAAAAAGTGAGGTGCTCCGTATTTTCGTTACTGGCTCTGCTGGCAAACATTTCTACACAACCGAACCAATATCAAAAG GATGTAGCAACTAAGTTGATTCCATCGCTTATTGAGATGCTCAACACTGGATATGATGAAATTTGTGAT CGCAGCCTTGCAACTCTGAGACATTTGCTGGCTCATTCAACGGAAGCTTTAAATTCAGCTTGTGATCAGAAAATTCATATCCATGTCATAAGAATCCTCaag CTAGTTATTCTAAGCAGTCATTTCCAAGTAGGATGGGGTGCAAGCACTCGAGAAACTGTCAAAAAATATTCCATTAAGATTCTTGCACTTTGTACTATGGAGAGAAAAGATGCAAGAGATGGAATCATGAGTGAGAAAT CTCTGGATTTTTTAGTTCAGTTACTCCACCATGAGGACGAAGTCATCATCGGAAATACAGCATTGTGCCTTAGTCACTGTGTAGACATGA AGGAAGTGAGTGATCATCTCGCTGGAGTCAACGGCGTGGTGGAAATTCTACTGAAACACGCTACAAACGAGAAATTAAGTAATGAGGTCAAGCAGAATGCTGCCATTTGTTTAGCAAAACTTGCTACAGCGGATGAAAG GCATCTTGAAAAACTGCGAGAGATGCACGGACTGGAGGTTCTTCACTCAGTGATTCAAGAAACTAACCTCAGATGA